Proteins encoded in a region of the Tubulanus polymorphus chromosome 10, tnTubPoly1.2, whole genome shotgun sequence genome:
- the LOC141911685 gene encoding uncharacterized protein LOC141911685: MNCSCASPPVDPCETLRAANPSMICTANGMNCSCVSPPSPPVDPCETSRAANPSMICTANGMDCSCASRPAPTVDPCAALRAANPLMICTANGMSCSCAGR, translated from the exons ATGAACTGTAGTTGCGCAAGTCCTCCGGTCGACCCTTGCGAG ACATTGCGAGCTGCTAACCCATCTATGATCTGTACTGCAAATGGCATGAACTGCAGTTGCGTAAGTCCTCCATCTCCTCCGGTCGACCCTTGCGAG ACATCGCGAGCTGCTAACCCATCAATGATTTGTACTGCAAACGGCATGGACTGTAGTTGCGCAAGTCGTCCCGCTCCCACGGTCGACCCTTGCGCG GCATTGCGAGCTGCTAACCCATTAATGATTTGTACTGCAAATGGCATGAGCTGTAGTTGCGCAGGTCGCTAA
- the LOC141911809 gene encoding protein FAM221A-like has protein sequence MSGRPAGRSGRGGASGGRGGSAGPPPPDDLPQQYNLQFGKQGGLSAGAHVDAYLEYRRIVGDDDGGVLFSPDEYEDYKKRVIPQRMKNRIFVSWSNPAGMDCKMIGPETPCFCTHRFKQHKTDFQVIPDERPIKLPCKVKGCMCGSYNYVPLNGSQPIRCQCKHYSDDHTEVLPLKCRKSTCRCLGFKSSYTCGCGEPTYKHKTLPETKDERVARGHPIGYDVPYQAMGGLTGFSSLADGYMRLDPSGVGMADKDFLEQSITSKDHPFLRGNVEAIYQSKQRGADQGIMKLGDDEDLAERMSAMRRPDETDMDYFERRYQERQKASSVYKGPKVKPAIRQAPPSGGRKK, from the exons ATGTCCGGTCGACCGGCAGGACGATCGGGTCGTGGGGGCGCAAGCGGTGGTCGCGGGGGCAGCGCCGGGCCGCCCCCGCCCGATGACTTACCCCAACAGTATAATCTACAATTCGGTAAGCAGGGGGGATTGTCTGCTGGAGCCCACGTCGATGCGTATCTTGAATATCGCAG AATAGTTGGCGACGACGACGGCGGAGTTCTGTTCAGCCCCGATGAATACGAGGATTATAAAAAACGTGTCATACCCCAG AGAATGAAAAATCGTATATTCGTAAGCTGGTCGAACCCGGCTGGTATGGATTGTAAAATGATTGGACCGGAGACGCCTTGTTTCTGCACTCACAG ATTCAAGCAGCATAAGACAGATTTCCAGGTCATTCCTGACGAGAGACCGATTAAACTGCCCTGTAAGGTGAAGGGTTGCATGTGCGGTTCTTATAACTATGTACCGTTAAACGGTAGCCAGCCGATCCGCTGTCAGTGTAAACATTATTCCGACGACCACACCGAGGTTCTGCCGCTGAAATGTCGCAAAT CGACTTGCCGATGTCTGGGCTTCAAAAGCTCTTACACATGCGGCTGCGGCGAACCGACTTACAAACACAAAACGCTCCCCGAAACGAAAGACGAACGAGTGGCCCGCGGACACCCGATCGGTTACGACGTCCCGTACCAGGCGATGGGCGGTCTGACCGGTTTCAGTTCGCTGGCGGACGGCTATATGAGGCTGGACCCGAGCGGTGTCGGTATGGCCGATAAGGACTTCCTGGAGCAGTCCATCACGTCGAAGGATCATCCGTTTTTACGCGGTAACGTGGAGGCTATCTACCAATCGAAACAACGAG GCGCTGATCAGGGTATAATGAAACTAGGAGATGACGAGGATCTGGCTGAGAGAATGTCGGCGATGAGGAGACCTGATGAAACTGATATGGATTACTTCGAAAGACGCTACCAAGAACGG CAAAAAGCTTCGTCCGTTTATAAAGGTCCGAAAGTGAAACCGGCAATTCGACAAGCTCCGCCCTCTGGTGGCAGAAAGAAATAA